ATGAAGTGGAAGCAGTGGCACCAGTTGCTGATCTTCCAAAACTTCCTGTTGCAAGAGTGTTGTGGAAACCATATCCTAACATGAATGATGGATGTGCAGCGTGGATATTAGCCGGTGGAGCGCATCACACAGGCTACAGTCAGAATCTTACCTCAGAGCATATGGAAGATTTTGCAGAGATGGCAGGTATCGAGTATGTGCGCATTGGTAAGCAGACCGACCTCTATCAATTCAAAAATGAGCTACGTTGGAATCAAGTTTACTATAAGTAGACCATTCAATTGTTTTTATTCATAGATTTAAATCTTTTAAACAGCCATCCTATTTTTTCAAAACGTAAAACTTGCTAATGAACAGTTTATCAGGCTTAGACATTCTCATCTTTGTGTTTTATTTTATTCTTGTTGCCGGTTACGGTTACTGGGTATACAATAGAAAAAAGAAAGCCACCATCTCCGCATCGCATGATTACTTTTTAGCTGAAGGTTCACTTACATGGTGGGCAATCGGTGCGTCGTTAATTGCCTCTAATATTTCTGCAGAGCAATTTATCGGCATGAGTGGCAACGGTTATTTTGTTGGTATTGCTGTTGCAGCTTACGAATGGATCGCTGCTCTTGCATTGATCATCATTGCTGTCTGGTTCATGCCCGTGTATTTAAAGAACAAGATCTACACCATGCCTCAGTTCTTAAAAACGAGGTATAACGAAACGGTGTCGCTCATCATGGCCATCTTCTGGTTGTTCTTATACGTGTTTGTAAACCTTACTTCAATCTTGTATTTAGGTGCAATCGCTATCAGCGGATTGATCGGACCTGAATATTTACACACAGTAATGATCGCACTCGCTGTATTCTCACTCATCATTACATTGGGTGGTATGAAGGTGATCGGTTACACGGATGTTATACAGGTAGCTGTCTTGATCATTGGTGGTTTTGCAACAATTTATTTTGCATTAACCATCGTGAGTGAAAAGTTTGGTTTAGGAAGAGATGCAATGGCAGGTTTTAAAACATTAATGGATCAGGCTCCTGATCACTTCCACATGATCTTAGATAAGCCAACTGCTGCATCTTCGCAGGAAGATGTCAACAAGTATTTGATTCTCCCTGGTATTGCGATGTATTTCGCCGGTCAGTGGATCGTGAACCTGAACTACTGGGGTTGTAACCAATACATCACACAAAGAGCATTGGGTGCCGATCTGGATACTGCACGTAAAGGAATTTTATTTGCAGGTTTCTTGAAATTGCTCATGCCGATCATTGTAATGTTACCCGGTATTGCTGCATATGTATTGCACAAGAACGGTCACCTAGAAGGATTGAGAGGAATGGATGATGCCTACTCTGCAATTCTTGGTTTCTTACCATCAGGATTAAAAGGATTGGCAATCGCTGCATTAACAGCAGCTATTGTTGCATCACTTGCAGGTAAGCTCAACAGTATTGGTACCATCTTTACATTGGATATCTACTTAAAGTATTTCAGAAAGAAGCCTGCAACAGATCCACATGCTCCAGCAATGGATGCCGCTCCTGTCCCTGTTTATAATGAAGGTGAAGAAAAGAACATGGTGTGGGTTGGCAGAATGGCTGCACTGGTATCCATTGTTTTGGCTGTAATATTTGAATGGAAAGATATGCTTGGTATAAGTGGTGAGGGTGGCTTTACATTTATCCAGAAGTATACAGGCTTTATCAGCCCCGGTGTATTTGCCATGTTCATACTCGGTATGTTCTGGAAACGTACAACAGGTGCTGCGGCAGTTGCCGGTTTAATTACAGGTTTTGTAATGGCGATTTTCTTCAACAGCTTTGCAGTAAGCGTGTTTGGCCATGAAACATTGATGTATACCGCTTTCAAAAATAATGATGGTGTCTATGAAATTCCTTTCCTCATCAATATGGGATGGGCCTTCTTTATCACCATGGCTGTTATGATCGGTATCAGTCTTACAGGACCGAAGGTTAATCCAAAAGCATTTGAACTTGATAAATCAATGTTCAAGCTGAAACCTTCTGTTATTGCCATGATCGTATTTACATTGCTTATTCTTACAGCATTGTATGTGAAGTTCTGGTAAGAACAAAGCTTAAGC
The DNA window shown above is from Lacibacter sp. H375 and carries:
- a CDS encoding sodium:solute symporter family transporter, with the translated sequence MNSLSGLDILIFVFYFILVAGYGYWVYNRKKKATISASHDYFLAEGSLTWWAIGASLIASNISAEQFIGMSGNGYFVGIAVAAYEWIAALALIIIAVWFMPVYLKNKIYTMPQFLKTRYNETVSLIMAIFWLFLYVFVNLTSILYLGAIAISGLIGPEYLHTVMIALAVFSLIITLGGMKVIGYTDVIQVAVLIIGGFATIYFALTIVSEKFGLGRDAMAGFKTLMDQAPDHFHMILDKPTAASSQEDVNKYLILPGIAMYFAGQWIVNLNYWGCNQYITQRALGADLDTARKGILFAGFLKLLMPIIVMLPGIAAYVLHKNGHLEGLRGMDDAYSAILGFLPSGLKGLAIAALTAAIVASLAGKLNSIGTIFTLDIYLKYFRKKPATDPHAPAMDAAPVPVYNEGEEKNMVWVGRMAALVSIVLAVIFEWKDMLGISGEGGFTFIQKYTGFISPGVFAMFILGMFWKRTTGAAAVAGLITGFVMAIFFNSFAVSVFGHETLMYTAFKNNDGVYEIPFLINMGWAFFITMAVMIGISLTGPKVNPKAFELDKSMFKLKPSVIAMIVFTLLILTALYVKFW